The Podospora pseudopauciseta strain CBS 411.78 chromosome 2 map unlocalized CBS411.78m_2, whole genome shotgun sequence genome has a window encoding:
- the YOP1 gene encoding ER membrane protein DP1/Yop1 (EggNog:ENOG503P44Z; COG:U; BUSCO:EOG09264USX), which translates to MSSPQDKAQVYVGQLDKELSKYPVLINLEKQTGVPKAYAVLGSVALYFFLILLNLGGQLLTNIAGFVIPGYYSLGALFSADKHDDTQWLTYWVVFSFFTVLESFISVVYWVPFYYTFKFIFLLWLSLPSFKGAEIIFRSFLAPTLSRHFQTSGSTASGLRAKADLHTE; encoded by the exons ATGTCTTCCCCCCAGGATAAGGCCCAGGTCTACGTTGGCCAGCTCGACAAGGAG CTCTCCAAGTACCCCgttctcatcaacctcgagaAGCAAACCGGTGTCCCCAAGGCCTACGCCGTCCTTGGCTCCGTCGCCCTCtacttcttcctcatcctcctcaacctcggcggTCAGCTCCTGACTAACATCGCCGGCTTTGTCATCCCCGGCTACTACTCCCTCGGTGCCTTGTTCTCTGCTGACAAGCACGATGATACCCAATGGTTGACC TACTGGGTtgtcttctctttcttcac CGTCCTGGAGAGCTTCATCAGCGTCGTCTACTGGGTTCCTTTCTATTATACCTTCAAGTTCATCTTCCTTCTCTggctctctctcccttccTTCAA GGGTGCCGAGATCATCTTccgctccttcctcgcccctACCCTCTCCCGCCACTTCCAGACCTCTGGCTCCACCGCCAGCGGCCTCCGCGCGAAGGCCGATCTCCACACCGAGTAA
- a CDS encoding uncharacterized protein (COG:I; BUSCO:EOG092638EN; MEROPS:MER0031618; EggNog:ENOG503NYMR): MVLEQEGTFTVSGAELYTKSWLPDGPIKARLVFIHGFSDHINRYPAFFSHLASKGIAVYGFDQRGWGRSVKKPAERGLTGPTAQVLSDIAAFLSQPHLLGTPGSQEPVFVMGHSMGGGQVLTFAADPKYESLVEKVRGLLLEAPFIGFSPEERPSRLKITVGRLAGMLMPHFQLAHKIAVEHLTRDQHVQVSIKEDELMHDTGTLEGFAGLLDRTNDLQQGRTKLEKEGVVKSLWVGHGTADKTTWFEATKQWFEGCAGGVKDRTLRAYEGWYHQLHCDGECSGEFFEDVAGWILERAGGGEEVLKKAGETPKAQQTHEAVVPAEAEGSQKTEAKL, encoded by the exons ATGGTCCTCGAACAAGAAGGCACCTTTACCGTCTCAGGAGCAGAGCTCTACACCAAGTCATGGCTT CCCGATGGACCCATCAAAGCCAGGCTAGTCTTCATCCACGGCTTCTCAGACCACATCAACCGCTacccagccttcttctcccacctcGCCTCCAAAGGAATCGCTGTGTATGGCTTTGACCAGCGAGGATGGGGCCGGTCAGTCAAGAAACCTGCCGAAAGGGGTCTCACGGGCCCAACAGCGCAAGTTCTCTCAGACATTGCTGCCTTCCTCTCACAGCCCCATCTTCTCGGCACACCCGGGAGCCAAGAACCGGTCTTCGTAATGGGACACAGCATGGGTGGAGGACAAGTTCTCACCTTTGCTGCTGACCCAAAGTATGAGTCCTTGGTGGAGAAGGTTCGGGGTCTCCTCCTTGAAGCACCGTTTATCGGGTTCTCGCCAGAGGAAAGACCGTCTCGGTTGAAGATTACCGTTGGAAGACTGGCGGGGATGTTGATGCCGCACTTTCAGCTTGCGCACAAGATTGCTGTCGAGCATCTAACGAGGGATCAACATGTGCAAGTGAGTAtcaaggaggatgagctgATGCATGATACGGGCACGCTGGAGGGTTTTGCCGGGTTGTTGGACAGGACAAATGATTTGCAGCAGGGGAGGacgaagctggagaaggagggggtggtgaagagctTGTGGGTTGGGCATGGGACGGCGGATAAGACGACCTGGTTTGAGGCTACGAAGCAGTGGTTTGAGGGGTGTGCGGGTGGGGTGAAGGATAGGACGCTGAGGGCGTATGAGGGGTGGTATCATCAGCTGCATTGTGATGGGGAGTGTAGTGGCGAGTTTTTTGAGGATGTTGCTGGTTGGATATTGGAAcgggctgggggaggggaggaggtgttgaagaaggctggGGAGACACCTAAGGCTCAGCAGACACACGAGGCTGTGGTGCCCGctgaggcggaggggagcCAGAAGACGGAGGCCAAGCTTTGA
- a CDS encoding uncharacterized protein (EggNog:ENOG503NXCQ; COG:H) — protein MGDLHPSTTPNGDNEQKPIPITILTGFLGAGKTTLILNLLPQLRALNPNYTLALLKNEFGDLAVDSQLASSSSISSVKELLNGCICCNLVGSLSSALKELRETARPDRVIIETSGSAFPATLAMEVNRLVRETGGREWVLDGVVSVIDVENWGGYEDVSFTARLQARYTDLVVLNKWEGVGERRVEEVVDRLGDLEVETARVRSDRGRVEVGVLLGLDSSLAAGLVEGEGGNGEGEHEHDHGHRNEVEVLSVELKGTQKGKGVDAGKLMGLLGKAPKDEVYRIKAVLTVGGEGEVKNSDEDVPVTKSQSGRYILNWAFGRWTFTAMGGGVKEHESSGESVLRMTVVLARYESTKWKRKLEAGGLLELEGDERGELVVRKIN, from the coding sequence ATGGGCGACCTAcacccttccaccacccccaacggTGACAATGAACAAAAACCaatccccatcaccatcctcactGGCTTTTTGGGAGCGGGCAAAacaaccctcatcctcaacctcctcccccaactaCGGGCCCTGAATCCAAACTACACTTTGGCGCTCCTAAAAAACGAGTTTGGCGACCTCGCAGTCGACAGCCAGCTtgcctcgtcttcttccatctcctcgGTTAAGGAACTGCTGAACGGGTGTATCTGTTGTAACTTGGTAGGCAGCTTATCCTCTGCCTTGAAAGAATTGAGGGAAACGGCGAGACCAGACAGGGTCATCATCGAGACGAGCGGGAGTGCGTTCCCTGCCACGTTGGCTATGGAGGTTAATAGActggtgagggagacggggggTAGGGAGTGGgtgttggatggggtggttAGCGTGATTGATGTTGAGAATTGGGGGGGGTATGAGGATGTTAGCTTCACGGCTAGGTTGCAGGCCAGGTATACtgatttggtggtgttgaataagtgggagggtgttggggagaggagggtggaggaggtggtggatcgGTTGGGGGATTTGGAGGTTGAGACTGCTAGGGTGAGGAGTGATAGGGGGagggtcgaggttggggttTTGCTGGGGTTGGATTCGAGTCTCGCTGCTGGactggtggaaggggaggggggaaatggggaaggggaacaCGAACATGATCATGGGCATCGGAATGAGGTGGAGGTTCTTAGTGTTGAGTTGAAGGGGAcgcaaaaaggaaaaggggtggATGCGGGGAAGCTGATGGGGTTGCTTGGGAAGGCGCCGAAGGATGAGGTTTATAGGATTAAGGCTGTGCTGACtgtgggtggggagggggaggtgaagaatTCGGATGAGGATGTTCCTGTGACCAAGAGCCAGAGCGGGAGGTACATTCTGAATTGGGCGTTTGGGAGGTGGACGTTTACGGCcatgggggggggggtgaaggagCACGAGAGTAGCGGGGAGTCGGTGTTGAGGATGACGGTTGTGTTGGCGAGGTATGAGAGCACAAAGTGGAAGAGGAAGTTGGAGGCGGGTGGgttgctggagctggagggggatgagaggggggagttggtggtgaggaagattAATTAG
- a CDS encoding uncharacterized protein (COG:K; EggNog:ENOG503NYF0) gives MDSTHDPLSLAKARKRPRSRGSTASMHSHTTQPNIEHSFADSQDVYGSSQWMPASDHQHTHGLPQLTPEDLLLASQLQTGRDYANEPPLNASMQSVAFHHSHSMSRQSISADSFAGNTSFDDSQMLDRDGNDDGDSFSGLQPPAKPGSRSSANNEMEMRQLFNASKHRTLQDVALELHGNERGPNSERTRQVFAMLWINSVCSKGKGSVPRGRVYANYASRCATERITVLNPASFGKLVRVLFPGLKTRRLGVRGESKYHYVGFSLKEELPEPEASNTQQTVPLGDNMSFTQNFNTLPNNDVSTRSERTAFPTPDLGSQPGLKAPRSREFQHSLYNQPQVSSFDQLQRTMDKTAKRLKFSTDTGEAFKQSDPLILPRIEPFLPSGTDADAAKSLTALYRSHCTSLVECIRYCKEKTFFHLFTSFQGTLTMPVQKLFSHPAIAPWIEECDFILYQRMMRIVSGLTLQVVPKPVLDTLRSISERLVRHIRESFHGQPAHVLRAKEAPAALFAGLLDRALRVNLTAHAAANMLSNPANRDLMYAEFISMINVRKISESIPSRGMDDVVNVLLTEMRHLLDPVNVPWDIECLTVHGDVPPQSRQSQEAVQDDTSASNVLDRWVNFLRSLPARFPYASATDVVWCAQRLGTALMRDLTIGQGKSFGSWWVTKCWLDEMVEFMAEQGGFMQQRGSGGLGVGLVGDGRGGLSVAKRGQQQNIGGGGSRYSSGSDDFHHLGGRNGGGEHDGLLGGGQPDRAVFPSGPGTGGGGQGGQQNPDDSGIGIRTPDEDLPGEKFGSPVGGEGDLFGDGGLDL, from the exons ATGGACTCGACCCACG ATCCTCTGTCGCTTGCCAAGGCGAGAAAGCGGCCACGGTCGCGAGGCTCAACAGCATCCATGCATAGTCACACAACACAGCCCAATATCGAGCATTCTTTTGCCGACAGTCAAGATGTCTACGGTTCCTCGCAGTGGATGCCGGCCAGCGACCACCAGCACACCCACGGCCTGCCACAGCTGACCCCCGAGGACCTGCTGCTGGCGTCACAGCTCCAGACCGGCCGTGACTACGCCAACGAGCCACCACTCAACGCCTCGATGCAGAGCGTCGCCTTccaccacagccacagcATGAGCCGCCAGTCTATCTCGGCCGACTCCTTTGCCGGCAACACCAGCTTCGACGACAGCCAGATGTTGGACCGTGACGGGAACGACGACGGGGACTCGTTCAGCGGCTTGCAGCCACCTGCCAAACCAGGGTCGAGGTCGAGCGCAAACAAcgagatggagatgaggcAGCTGTTCAATGCCAGCAAGCACCGCACCTTGCAGGACGTCGCCCTGGAGCTGCATGGAAACGAGAGGGGCCCAAACTCGGAGCGGACAAGACAGGTGTTCGCGATGCTTTG GATCAACTCGGTGTGCTCCAAAGGGAAGGGCTCGGTACCAAGGGGGCGTGTGTATGCCAACTACGCGTCGCGTTGTGCCACGGAGAGGATCACGGTCTTGAACCCTGCCAGCTTTGGGAAGCTGGTCAGAGTTCTCTTTCCTGGGCTGAAGACAAGGCGATTGGGGGTGCGCGGAGAGTCAAAGTATCACTATGTTGGCTTTAGCCTCAAAGAAGAGCTTCCCGAGCCAGAGGCTAGTAACACACAACAAACGGTACCTCTAGGTGACAATATGTCTTTCACGCAAAACTTCAA CACGCTGCCCAACAACGACGTGTCGACGAGATCAGAACGAACAGCGTTTCCCACGCCAGATCTCGGGAGTCAACCAGGACTCAAGGCTCCTCGGTCTCGCGAGTTCCAGCACAGTCTCTACAACCAACCGCAGGTGTCCAGCTTCGACCAACTGCAACGGACGATGGACAAGACGGCGAAACGGCTCAAATTCTCCACCGACACAGGCGAGGCCTTTAAACAATCAGATCCGCTCATACTTCCTAGGATCGAACCATTTTTACCAAGCGGCACCGATGCGGACGCCGCCAAGTCTCTCACGGCCCTGTATCGATCACACTGCACATCTCTTGTAGAATGTATCCGTTACTGCAAGGAAAAGACGTTTTTCCATCTTTTTACTTCGTTTCAGGGCACCCTCACCATGCCCGTCCAGAAGCTCTTTTCACACCCGGCCATCGCGCCATGGATCGAGGAATGCGACTTTATCTTGTACCAGCGCATGATGCGGATAGTCTCAGGCCTCACGCTGCAAGTGGTCCCCAAGCCCGTCCTCGACACGCTGAGGAGCATATCCGAGAGGCTTGTTCGTCACATTAGAGAGTCGTTCCACGGCCAACCGGCCCATGTATTACGAGCTAAGGAGGCGCCCGCCGCCCTCTTTGCCGGCCTTCTTGACCGGGCCTTGCGAGTCAACCTCACGGCCCACGCGGCGGCAAACATGCTGTCGAACCCGGCAAACCGAGACCTGATGTACGCGGAGTTCATCTCGATGATTAACGTTCGCAAGATTTCCGAGAGCATACCGTCGCGGGGCATGGACGACGTGGTGAATGTGTTGCTGACGGAGATGAGGCACCTGCTGGATCCGGTGAATGTCCCCTGGGATATTGAGTGTCTGACTGTTCACGGGGATGTGCCTCCGCAATCGAGGCAGTCGCAGGAAGCTGTTCAGGATGACACGAGCGCTTCTAATGTGTTGGATCGGTGGGTTAACTTTCTGAGGTCTTTGCCGGCGAGGTTTCCGTATGCGTCGGCGACGGATGTTGTTTGGTGTGCGCAGCGGTTGGGGACGGCGCTGATGAGGGATTTGACGATTGGGCAGGGGAAGAGCTTTGGGAGCTGGTGGGTGACGAAATGCTGGCTggatgagatggtggagTTTATGGCTGAGCAAGGGGGGTTTATGCAGCAGAGGGGttcgggggggttgggggttggtttggttggggatgggcGTGGGGGGCTGAGTGTGGCTAAACGGGGACAACAGCAGAAtattggaggaggaggttcgAGGTATAGCAGTGGGAGTGATGATTTTCATcatttgggggggaggaatggtgggggggagcatgatgggttgttgggtggggggcAGCCGGATAGGGCTGTTTTTCCTAGTGGTCCCGggacaggaggagggggccaGGGAGGGCAGCAGAATCCGGATGATAGTGGGATTGGGATTAGGACGCCGGATGAGGACTTGCCGGGGGAGAAGTTTGGGAGTccggttgggggggagggggatttaTTTGGGGACGGGGGGTTGGATTTGTAG
- the MID1 gene encoding stretch-activated cation channel mid1 (EggNog:ENOG503NZ3A; COG:S), translating into MNFCQSSRGYFCCAMHLSPLQSRLAASVAASCLLVLLYLSLFSPHFAVAELDRPPRLLPIVFDDDLDFTPNLPAGGPMYEPDFIGFDRSIIGRAADGLLKLENTDPTPMDLEEGSTTRFWFPLAVLAGREGGVGVER; encoded by the coding sequence ATGAACTTTTGCCAATCATCGAGGGGATACTTTTGCTGCGCGATGCACCTGAGCCCGTTGCAGTCACGGTTGGCGGCTTCGGTTGCTGCTTCTTGcttgttggttttgttgtATTTGAGCCTCTTTTCACCGCACTTTGCCGTTGCCGAGCTCGACCGGCCGCCGCGGCTTTTACCGATTGTATTCGATGACGACCTCGATTTTACGCCCAACCTCCCGGCGGGCGGGCCGATGTATGAGCCGGATTTCATAGGGTTCGACAGGAGCATCATTGGACGGGCAGCGGACGGGTTGTTGAAGCTGGAGAACACGGACCCTACGCCTAtggacttggaggaggggagcacGACGAGGTTTTGGTTTCCTTTGGCGGTTCTTGCTgggcgggaagggggggttggagttgagaggtga
- a CDS encoding uncharacterized protein (EggNog:ENOG503Q3Z4; BUSCO:EOG09261S7X; COG:S), which yields MEPPQLTLFVSKSAEYQAPGPLADMSTQHMLPFVEGAVNFNFTATEDVYIAVHAPNVSDVFEGKYNFEIAVSGEGYYFAYNDQDDADLIWVDSDSQGALLITHNLTTERDPEVQEKIMSMEPYPYVLFAHNKTDRGLDGLKRSWCGLKLNAMIAGVRGGREEGKVRSSMTRRGMGGLPKQQFFFNGLWADTNYTAFLARERRGVGLGLGRRQEGGEDQGGGGGVEVFKPVDFTTKSDHGNCALITDLEFCNEVAYSVPSNPSFGNSTQLARFYDDHAAKLYVNFNLTLQQIQCEAGPTQRYSLVRTCDDCANAYKNWLCSVTIPRCEDFGNSAPYLQARAISQPFPDGEMLSKEELGSMPNITRFNSSRNTRIDEEIRPGPYKELLPCEDLCYDLVRSCPASMGFGCPQPGGLGFEGNYGQRRENGELVCNFQGSAHIPSGEGKVLVRWGVLAAVVGMGVAWGV from the exons ATGGAACCGCCGCAGTTGACGCTTTTTGTGTCAAAGTCGGCCGAGTATCAGGCTCCCGGACCGTTGGCAGACATGTCGACTCAGCATATGTTGCCGTTTGTGGAGGGGGCTGTCAATTTCAACTTCACGGCCACCGAGGATGTTTACATTGCGGTTCACGCGCCGAACGTGTCGGATGTTTTTGAGGGGAAATACAATTTTGAGATTGCGGtctcgggggaggggtattACTTTGCGTATAACGATCAGGATGACGCGGATCTCATCTGGGTGGATAGTGACTCCCAGGGGGCCCTGCTGATCACGCACAACTTGACGACGGAGAGGGATCCGGAGGTGCAGGAGAAGATTATGAGCATGGAGCCGTATCCGTATGTGCTTTTTGCGCATAACAAGACGGAtagggggttggatgggttgaAGCGTTCGTGGTGTGGGCTGAAGCTGAATGCGATGATtgcgggggtgaggggggggagggaggaggggaaggtgaggagtAGTATGACGAgacgggggatgggggggttgccgAAGCAACAGTTTTTCTTTAATGGGTTGTGGGCCGATACGAACTATACGGCTtttttggcgagggagaggaggggggtgggtttgggtttggggaggaggcaggaagggggggaggaccaggggggaggcgggggggtggaggtgttcAAGCCGGTTGATTTCACGACCAAGTCGG ATCACGGCAACTGCGCCCTCATCACCGACCTCGAATTCTGCAACGAGGTAGCTTACTCCGTCCCTTCCAACCCGTCGTTTGGCAACTCGACCCAGCTCGCCAGATTCTACGACGACCACGCGGCCAAGCTCTACGTCAACTTtaacctcaccctccagcAGATCCAGTGCGAAGCTGGGCCCACACAGCGGTACTCCCTCGTCAGGACCTGCGACGACTGCGCCAATGCCTACAAGAACTGGCTCTGCTCCGTCACCATCCCTCGCTGCGAAGACTTTGGCAACAGCGCCCCTTATCTGCAAGCCAGGGCGATATCCCAGCCGTTCCCGGACGGGGAGATGCTGagcaaggaggagctggggagcATGCCGAACATTACACGGTTCAACTCGAGTCGGAACACGAGGATAGACGAGGAGATTAGGCCGGGGCCGTATAAAGAGTTGCTGCCGTGTGAGGACTTGTGTTATGATTTGGTGAGGAGCTGTCCGGCGAGTATGGGGTTTGGGTGTCCCCAGCCTGGGGGGCTGGGGTTTGAGGGGAATTAtgggcagaggagggagaatggggagTTGGTTTGTAATTTCCAGGGGAGTGCGCATATTCCTTCTGGGGAGGGTAAGGTGCTTGTACGTTGGGGTGTGTTggctgcggtggtggggatgggggtggctTGGGGGGTTTGA
- a CDS encoding uncharacterized protein (EggNog:ENOG503NTWT; COG:P) — protein MEPDLSASISFHPHAFRTQSETANTPRLSRSRATSPAAPMNRMTIDGANSTAIEATDGADDTTVARHPHRPDDVEVESQRAGRFPLVGAGNDPYGLSQRYKTESELAEIKANTSRKRDAPSSSGSSSNQSSKFSGYIKPFGRNATQARQLRGFYEAQNETIERMLKTVEEHRAEAKQEHGEDHLKFQIAVWGSLAANVVLTVLQLYAAISSGSLSLFTTMADAIFDPMSNVTLILTNRAVKRVDPNRFPAGRARLETVGNIVFCFLMTAVSMIIISFAARDLAEHNGEDQLKDFHLPSIIAVGAAFATKFTLFLYTWGIKDKYSQVRILWQDHRNDLLVNGFGILTSVGGSKLIWWLDPAGAIFLSVVISGLWLRTAFTEFLLLVGVVASVEVQQLITYVCVTHSPLIRQIDTVRAYHSGPRLIAEVDVVMDAEASLRETHDVAEALQMKLEELPDVERAYVHVDYETTHKPEHGLKKDM, from the coding sequence ATGGAGCCGGATCTATCAGCTAGCATCTCCTTCCACCCGCACGCGTTCAGGACCCAGTCCGAGACGGCTAACACCCCCCGACTGTCCCGATCGCGCgcaacctcccccgccgcTCCCATGAACAGAATGACTATAGACGGCGCCAACAGCACCGCCATCGAAGCCACCGACGGCGCTGATGACACCACCGTCGCCCGCCATCCCCACCGCCCTGACGATGTCGAGGTAGAATCTCAACGGGCAGGCCGCTTCCCCCTTGTCGGCGCCGGCAACGACCCCTACGGCCTTTCGCAAAGATACAAGACCGAGTCCGAACTTGCCGAGATCAAGGCGAACACGTCCAGGAAGCGAGACGCCCCGTCCAGCTCCGGCTCGAGCTCCAACCAAAGCAGCAAGTTCTCTGGATACATCAAGCCCTTTGGGCGCAACGCCACCCAAGCCCGCCAGCTCCGCGGGTTTTATGAAGCGCAAAACGAAACGATCGAGCGAATGCTCAAGACGGTCGAGGAACATCGCGCCGAAGCCAAACAGGAGCACGGTGAAGATCACCTCAAGTTCCAGATCGCCGTCTGGGGCTCTTTGGCTGCCAACGTCGTTCTTACCGTCCTCCAACTCTACGCCGCCATCTCGTCGGGGTCGCTGTCTCTATTCACCACCATGGCAGACGCCATCTTCGACCCAATGAGCAACGTCACGCTTATTCTCACCAACAGGGCAGTCAAGAGAGTTGACCCGAACCGGTTTCCTGCCGGGAGAGCAAGACTGGAAACGGTGGGCAATATcgtcttttgctttttgatGACGGCCGTGTCGATGATTATCATTTCTTTTGCCGCGAGGGACTTGGCGGAGCATAACGGGGAGGACCAACTTAAGGATTTCCACCTCCCGtccatcatcgccgtcgGCGCGGCCTTTGCGACAAAGTTCACCTTGTTCCTCTACACCTGGGGCATCAAGGACAAGTACTCCCAAGTGCGCATCCTCTGGCAAGACCACAGGAACGACCTTCTTGTCAACGGGTTTGGCATCCTGACTTCGGTTGGCGGCTCCAAGCTGATCTGGTGGTTGGACCCGGCTGGTGCGATTTTCTTGTCGGTCGTCATCTCTGGTCTCTGGCTTAGGACTGCTTTTACGGAAtttttgctgttggtggGCGTTGTGGCTAGTGTGGAGGTTCAGCAGCTGATCACgtatgtgtgtgtgacgCATAGCCCGCTGATTAGGCAGATTGATACCGTGAGGGCATATCACAGCGGGCCGAGGCTGATTGCggaggtggatgtggtgatggatgcCGAGGCGAGCTTGAGGGAGACGCATGATGTGGCGGAGGCGCTGCAgatgaagctggaggagctgccgGATGTGGAACGGGCGTATGTGCATGTTGATTATGAGACTACGCATAAGCCGGAGCAtgggttgaagaaggatATGTAG
- the GLG2 gene encoding glycogenin glucosyltransferase (EggNog:ENOG503NX5G; CAZy:GT8; COG:H), whose product MVTGTKKEDVYASLLLTDTYLPGALVLAHSLRDAGTTKKLAILVTPDTVSTETVYDYVIYVDRIRNGKPANLFLMNRPDLHSAFTKINLWKQTQFRKIVYIDADVVAYRAVDELFDLPHAFSAAPDIGWPDLFNTGVMALTPNMGDYYAMMAMAERGISFDGADQGLLNMHFGNTYNRLSFTYNVTPSAHYQYVPAYRHFQGSINMVHFIGADKPWRQGRESTTDAGPFDEMTGRWWAVYDRHYHKEVGPDRSGRRKSLTPGQAGHAPSIVQHFVKGEYNPTTRYVVPTGEPNGQQSPTPSQEEHQGNQDHVAHSGDHHVHHESQDHIHQEEHTSAEPKVTNESGGAYTETLPQTGWDAQRSSPPTDSGPEAANFPRTHYEMSRDTSQFQAPDRYPSPPSNMWYSVPSERDQPKSVFPWENNAPRPTRVFAENPLAPVTPAPKSPGEQRRHVVGRRNPLFTPIGPAIRTAPSPGGTAWNSLNQSNAWDEIPQINRYVDSMQRHRRSRSQIQAASPGRSTSGERQEEPSEERRGSIKVTDFPTEDDRPSLPVTPAPVRRRQFWANADDNGQQLPAAEGVPAQDEWDPAAQLQKLAKQQSEVLLEKLGASGTGQSQESISVDGKEIPHRPLPFGSEDILAEAPELVTGQTTPRTVESRSPSISTTATIAVPSYQGPGAMFEKGEDYLTQDTPAQPTEEDLDVLQT is encoded by the exons ATGGTCACGGGCacaaagaaggaggacgTGTACGCAAGT CTCCTCCTGACGGACACATATCTCCCCG GTGCTCTTGTCCTTGCCCACTCGTTGCGCGATgccggcaccaccaagaaGCTCGCCATCCTTGTCACACCAGACACCGTCTCGACCGAG ACTGTATATGACTATGTCATCTATGTCGACCGCATCCGCAATGGCAAGCccgccaacctcttcttGATGAACCGTCCGGATCTCCACTCGGCCTTTACCAAGATCAACCTGTGGAAGCAGACCCAGTTCCGCAAGATTGTCTACATTGATGCCGACGTTGTTGCCTACAGAGCCGTGGATGAGCTCTTCGATCTCCCACATGCCTTCTCGGCGGCTCCCGATATCGGATGGCCCGACTTGTTCAACACCGGTGTCATGGCCCTGACCCCCAACATGGGCGACTACTATGCCATGATGGCTATGGCCGAACGCGGCATCTCGTTTGACGGCGCCGATCAGGGCCTCTTAAACATGCACTTTGGAAACACATATAACCGCCTCAGCTTCACCTACAACGTCACGCCTTCAGCTCACTACCAATATGTTCCCGCCTACCGCCACTTCCAGGGCAGCATCAACATGGTGCACTTCATTGGAGCCGACAAGCCGTGGAGGCAAGGACGCGAAAGCACCACGGACGCCGGACCCTTCGATGAGATGACCggaaggtggtgggctgTTTACGACAGACACTACCACAAAGAGGTAGGTCCGGACCGCAGCGGCCGAAGGAAATCACTAACTCCGGGGCAGGCCGGACATGCGCCCAGCATTGTTCAGCACTTTGTCAAGGGAGAATACAACCCAACGACCCGTTATGTCGTGCCCACTGGCGAACCCAACGGTCAGCAATCCCCTACCCCCTCGCAAGAGGAACACCAGGGGAACCAGGATCATGTTGCCCACTCTGGAGACCATCATGTCCATCATGAGAGTCAGGATCACATCCACCAGGAGGAACACACTTCCGCGGAACCCAAGGTGACGAATGAATCTGGAGGTGCATATACTGAGACGTTGCCGCAAACAGGATGGGATGCCCAGAGGAGCTCACCCCCGACCGATTCCGGGCCCGAGGCCGCAAACTTCCCCCGCACACACTACGAGATGTCAAGAGACACTTCGCAGTTCCAGGCACCCGACCGCTACCCCAGCCCTCCCAGCAACATGTGGTACTCGGTACCGAGCGAGCGCGATCAGCCCAAGTCTGTTTTCCCGTGGGAAAACAATGCGCCTCGCCCCACCCGCGTGTTTGCTGAGAACCCCTTGGCCCCCGTGACTCCGGCCCCGAAATCTCCTGGTGAGCAAAGACGACACGTTGTGGGAAGAAGAAACCCATTGTTTACGCCTATAGGTCCAGCCATCCGAACCGCCCCCTCTCCCGGCGGAACCGCCTGGAACTCGTTGAACCAAAGCAACGCGTGGGATGAGATCCCCCAGATTAACCGCTATGTTGACTCGATGCAGAGACACCGCAGGTCTAGGAGCCAGATTCAGGCGGCGAGCCCAGGCAGATCGACATCCGGCGAACGCCAGGAGGAGCCAAGCGAGGAGCGCAGAGGATCCATCAAGGTAACCGACTTCCCTACCGAGGACGACCGTCCGAGCCTTCCGGTCACGCCCGCACCGGTCAGGAGGCGACAGTTCTGGGCCAACGCTGATGATAATGGCCAACAGCTGCCTGCTGCCGAGGGCGTTCCCGCCCAAGACGAATGG GACCCGGCTGCTCAACTCCAAAAGTTGGCCAAGCAACAATCCGAGGTCTTGTTGGAGAAGTTGGGTGCCAGCGGAACCGGCCAGAGCCAGGAGAGCATTAGTGTGGATGGAAAGGAGATTCCCCACCGTCCGTTGCCGTTCGGATCCGAAGAT ATTCTAGCAGAGGCCCCCGAGCTGGTGACGGGACAGACGACGCCCAGGACCGTGGAGTCGCGCTCCCCCAGCATTAGCACGACGGCGACGATTGCCGTGCCATCCTACCAAGGACCCGGAGCCATGTTTGAGAAGGGCGAGGATTATCTGACACAGGACACCCCCGCGCAGCCGACCGAGGAGGACCTTGACGTTTTGCAGACCTAG